cacacagTTTATTTGCATGCACTGGTCTGAGTTGCATTCTTTGTCAAAGAAATTTGAACACCTAATTGGGTTAAATAAAACATTAACAAAGCTATGGTTTAACTTTGGCTCACAGTTTTGTTTTGTGTGATTATATCTATtgggattttacatttattttgaataataCTATCAGAGAAACACTTCTTTATCACTGTGCACTTCATGGTTATTTTCTCCCACCACcataaattttacaaattttgaTATCTGATTTATTTTGGCTTTGCTTCTATTATAATATCGATTCTaaaatgtttaattatttttattttccaagaaCCATTATTAAATCTATCCTGTTTGATGATAGGATTGGGCTGATATTGAGTTTGGGATATCCGAAGGAATCGACTTTATTGCCTTGTCATTTGTAAAGGATCCTACCGATATCAAACAATTAAAGAGATACCTCTCcacaaaatcatcagagtaagGAAAAATACTTTCTCACAGTATCCTGACTTTCATGAATTTCAATAAGCAATATCATTCTTTGTTGTAGATAAGGTAAAATATGAACTTGCCCATTTATGTGGAGGCATTTGTATTTTCTAGTTGTATACTACAAGTACATTGATATTGTCATTTGTGAAGACATGTTGAACTCAATTTGATTTAATCTATCACCTTAAGATATAGAATTCTCCCCATTCTTTAATATggctttgtttttttcttggtttttatCATATATGTATTTGTATCTGTGTTTCCATTGGCCTTTAATGTAACTGATGCGCTGTAGactattttccttttatatggcggaaacccattttttctttcattttgggGCTATTCCTTATCTTTGTTCATGtaatgtgaatatgtgatgccTATAGCTCTCACATGACCTCCTATGTCTAAGTATATGCACCTGGACATTTTTTTCAGAAATCGGGCTGGAATCGGTGAGATTGGAAGATTTGGGTCTGAATTTGCCTACCCGAATTCTGATTCATACCGATTTCTGCAATTTATCTTGGAATTGGCCATGAATGTTCTATGATCttcttttttgggatttttttccttcttacaGTCAGTTTAACAGCAGAAAATCGATGAAAATACCTCTTGTAGTAAGATCAACAAGTCTTTTGGATTTAAAAATTCACTTATTTTGGGAAatctggttcttcttcttcccgatTCAATTTTATAGGGTTCCAGCAAATTCCGATCTGATTCAAATTGGAATCAATGGAGGCCGATCccatgttcttggtttttaaaCCTTACCTATGGGAAACATTGTATTGCAGTTGGATTCTAAAAGAATCCAAGCAGTAATGAATCCCATCAATCACTATTGTTAATTGACCAATGTTTTCTTATCCCATGAATATCAGATATATTCTGATTCTGATGAGCAACTTCATCTGATTCAGTGCTTATATACATGTCATTTTGATTTGTTGAATATTCAAATAAAGAAAGTTTATCCTTTACAGGTTCACAAAAGTTTTGGCCAAGATTGAGAGCTTGGAGTCTCTTGAGAATTTGGAAAGTATCGTAGAAGCCTCTGATGGAATCATGGTGGCACGTGGTGATCTTGGTGTGGAAATTCCTCTTGAACAGATTCCAACTGTCCAAGAAGAAATAACTCATGTTTGTAGGCAACTAAATAAGCCAGTGATCATAGCTTCACAACTTCTCGAGTCAATGGTTGAATATCCAACCCCGACACGTGCTGAGGTACTCTAGAATTCATTCTTCATTAAGATAGAAATAATTATCCATATGGAGAAATCCAGAAATAATTAACTATGTGAAGTTTACATTCTCAATATGAATATTACTGTTTCATCGTAGCCTTTTCTGTTGCCAAATAGTAGGAAGAGGAATCCTGCATGAGGAAATATTATCAGTTTAAATTAACCATGGGAAGATTTCAATGAGACTGTTATGTGTCTGTACTTCTGTATTTGGGGTATAGATCCAATCAATGATGTTAGAAATACAAGGTCCCAGTGTTCAGCTATCTAGTGTACCCCACCCTAGTTGCATTGCACCTCATGGTCTCTCTTATGTCATTTCTCTCTTATAGGGAACTTCTTATGCTGTGAGCTCCAATTAAATTTGGTGATCTTCTTGGTAGTTGATCTTTATGGTCCTCAAGACATCCCCCTCTATTTATCAGTGAATAATTTTGCATTTTGTTTGTAACTTGTCAGCTGAattgtttatttcttttattcttttactGTCTGTCATGATGCTTCATGATGATTCCCATTTTGACTGTTAGATAAAATCTTATGAAGCTTTTCAAATGGGATATCAATGAGAAGTTAACATGAAGAAACTTTATGTCAATGAGAAGAGAACATGAAGAaagtttcattttcttctgtctAATTGTGACTTGCTTTTGTTGTAACAAGGTTGCAGATGTTTCAGAGGCAGTAAGGCAATATGCTGATGCATTGATGTTATCTGGAGAGTCAGCAATTGGGTTATTCGGAGAGAAGGCTCTTTCCGTGTTGCGAGTGGCTAGTGGTCGAATGGAACTATGGGGCCGTGAGGAAAATCGACAAATCCTTCTCTCACAGCCTCAACTTGGATTGTCTTTGCCTGATCGGATTGCAGAGCAGATATGCAATTCTGCTGTGGAAATGGGTATGTATCCTTCGTGCCTTTTAATCATAAAGATGTTGCTGTGGAAATTGAATGTTAATGGTTAATTGTTTCTTGATATAGCAACAAACAAATTTGGCACTAATACCAATCTTTTTGACATAATAAGTGAAGGATGACTTGTTTTGGGGAACATTTATGGCTTACTAATTGTATTGCAGTTGATTGGAGCAAATGTTCAAGTGTCAACTGTCTCCATATAGATATGTGTACATTAGATAATATACTTCTGTGTACATTAGATAAATTCACGGAAATATACACCGTTGTTTTACCTTCATGTTGTTGAACTGATGGTAGATCTAGTTCTAGACCCAGAAAATTTAACAAAATTAGTAAAACGATTTTAGAGCAGACTTTGCTATTCCTTTGCTCCTTAATTTACTGATCTAttaatatatttctttctttgtagCCCTCGCAGTTctgtttcttaatttttaaatattttcaaatgaGTTTCTTCTAGTGGTTTTGGAGAATGTTGGGCCAACTTGGAAAACAGCAGAGCAACTGACTGGTTGACACTCACTGGTTGCCTGTGTTTTCTAAAATTTCAATATTCCACCAGTTTGTGGAGTGGagggaaaatttttcttttgtaatatTCTCATGCTTACTCTATTTTTGCAGCAAATAAACTTGGTGTAGATGCCATATTTGTGTACACTAAGCATGGATATATGGCATCTCTTCTGTCACGCAACCGTCCTAATCCTCCTATATTTGCATTCACCAACAAAAGCAGCACCAGGAAGGCTCTTAATTTGCATTGGGGGGTCATCCCCCTCCATGTTGAACTATCAGATAACATGGAAAAGAATATTGCAGAAACTTTTGAACTCATGAAGACGAGGCAGATGGTGAAAGAGGGGAATGTGGTTTTGGTTGTCTCAGACGTTGACACAACTTCTTCAAGCCCTACTGTATTCCAGTCAATTCTGGTAAGAACTATAGTGTAGTGCTTTTGTTTGTTCACTCACATGTATTGGTGTTTTGTAATTCGATGAGTGATGGAGCAATGCCATGCTGTATTAGTAGAGAACTCACCATCTTGAATGTGCTTGTGGTGGTAGTGTAATTTTTGGCGCATTTAGGACTTAAGAGCATTAAAAGTGTTTAATTTCAGTCTTTCACAATATATGTAGCCACGAATACTCCAAAATAAGAACATGGTGTTCGCTACTTTCTTGGGCACATTTAGTCCCTATGCAgtacttgaaatttttttgcatttcttatATGAATTTTATGCCATAAATTGTTTACGCATGCTGCCGTTGCTATTCAGTTGGGAAGACTATGCACAAAAGCAAAATATGGAGTTCTTTTGCAGTATTTTTAGATCAGCTAATTGTGTCCCTTACTCGTGACCTCTTAACTATGAGGTGTTGGTCCTTGCCAACGGAGCTTAGCCTATTGGGGTCTGAGTCCAGTTTTAGTTTGCCCTTTTTTGTATGGCAATTCACATTGGGAATCTAActccccaaaaaaattaataataataagatgGAAAAGGCTGGACATGCTGGCGATATGCCTAAATTTGCGTCTCTCTCTTTTATGCCTTTGGAAAAATCTCCTATGCCCCTCCCACTCCTAGCACAACCCTTTCTTCGATAGAGCCGATAGCATACCTTAACTTCTCCCTAATAAGAACAAGAAAACTCCTTGAATTGCTGGCCATGTGTAGAGGGGGTGagtagagggagagagagagagaagcaatgTACCCAAAACAGGACTCAATCTGGATCCTCTCTCCCGTAGGGTAGAAGAGCTACTCTCCCATTACTCCCTTAGCTGCCATGTGTCCTACCCATCAAGGGATAGAATCCCACCCTTAcctatgggaaaaagaataccACCCCatgaatgtaaaaaaaaaaattctgcccttgttgatgcttcatGTGTGATGTGATTTGCCCTTATGTTGACACATGGGGCCAATTTGCTAGGTAAAGAAACCCTCTCACCTTATGGGAAAGGGATTTGTTGTCAGGTTGTGTGGCCTTCCTACCAATGTGGGGACCAATGGAAATACGAGCTTGAGCATCCAAGTGGAGAGGTGGGGTGACCATTTCAATACCCCCCTTGTGAGAAGGCATGCGGTGCTGCTgggcaattttcttttctctttgtttcattATGGTTTCCATTGGCTAATGAGGAAAATTAATCTTTTCCATTATTGTGTTACGGTAAAAATTAGCTGAATTAATATTCATTTATGATGAAACACAATTAACATACATGTTTAgatcatagttggaaaatcaggttttttgACTCGGATCTCTCTGTTCAAAATCTAGTGACCAGAGCGGGTCAAACCTGATCAGGACGAGTCgtgtttattattaatttttaataaaaaaaatatgtatatgtCCCTCGAAACAGTACTATTTCAGTATTTCTCATTACATAGGTAGTTTAGTAATTT
This genomic stretch from Macadamia integrifolia cultivar HAES 741 chromosome 2, SCU_Mint_v3, whole genome shotgun sequence harbors:
- the LOC122072307 gene encoding pyruvate kinase isozyme A, chloroplastic-like; amino-acid sequence: MAAVGDSILLSREIFTKKKNDVPLKKQFFGASVLVPKTPPGLAKSRVRTLMRVRSTMQVDLGNVARSPELVEAPLGFDLVSEAELKEKGFMALRKTKLVCTIGPACCSLEKLERLALGGMNVARLNMCHSTQEWHRDVIRNIKKLNEEKGFCISLMIDIEGLQMHMVDHGDDSSVKAEDGSIWLFTTQKFEGSRPLTVKANYEGFSEGITIGDEIVIDGGMASFEVIEKIGNDLRCRCIDPGLLLPRAKLSFWRDGKLVGRQYGLPTLSPKDWADIEFGISEGIDFIALSFVKDPTDIKQLKRYLSTKSSEFTKVLAKIESLESLENLESIVEASDGIMVARGDLGVEIPLEQIPTVQEEITHVCRQLNKPVIIASQLLESMVEYPTPTRAEVADVSEAVRQYADALMLSGESAIGLFGEKALSVLRVASGRMELWGREENRQILLSQPQLGLSLPDRIAEQICNSAVEMANKLGVDAIFVYTKHGYMASLLSRNRPNPPIFAFTNKSSTRKALNLHWGVIPLHVELSDNMEKNIAETFELMKTRQMVKEGNVVLVVSDVDTTSSSPTVFQSILVRTIV